The Candidatus Methylomirabilis sp. region GAGATGATCGCCTGAATTGAACTGGAGGCTTCATCCGCGCTCTGTCGGCTCTTCGCCACCATTGCGTTTCCCAGCACCCGATTGTCATCAAGATAGGCCTTTACGGCCTCTTGCATCGCCGTCCAAATGTCGTCTGAATGCTTCTGGATCTCCGCGGCCCGCTTAGGGTCGATCGTCTGGAGAGTCTTCAGGTGCTGATCCAACGCCTGGCGAGCCTGTTTGGCCTTGTCCTCAGAGTCATTGAGCTGACTGACGGCCAAATCTGTGAGCCAATATCGGAACTCGCTAAAGGTCTTGGCCACGGCATTCCCGGTCTCCAGCCGATCCAAGACGGTCCCCTGGAAGCGCACAGCCTCACCGCCACGCACGAGGCTCACCCGCAGATACCAGAGCGAGCCACCAAGGAGCACCAGCAGCAACACGTTCGTGAAAATCAACTTGGCTCGAATCGTCTGGGAACGTCGCCATAAACTCGCCACCATGGCATGTCTCCTTTGACTTCAACTCGGACCGACGCAAGCCCCAGCGCTCTGTTGGCAGGGCAACTGGGCGCCTATGCCGGTCGCGAGATTACTTGGTATAGATCACCACGCTGATCGCCCCGCCTACTTCATCCAGCTTGCCGCCCTCTTTCTTGCCCCCGGTGATGTCCTTCTCTCCTTTGGGCTCGCCATGACAGTCCAGACAGGATGCGCCGTAGTACTCCGGGATCAACAGCCGGTACGCGGGCTTCCCCTTGTACTCGCTCATTTCAGCGTACGCCTTGCTCTTGGTCCAGTCGTTGGCCTTAAGCTTACTCTCGATGATCTGATCCTCCCAGGCGTCGGGAGCATTGGCCCGATTGCGCACATAGCTCTTGGGCGCGGTCAGCTTGAGGCTCGCGGTCTCCTCGACCTTCTTCTTGAAGGTGTCTGCGACCCGGTGGGCAAATGTCGCGGGCAGGAATCCCTTGAACCCTACGCCCTGCTTATTGATGAGGGGCTGGGCTTTGTCCATCACTTCCTTCATGGACTCCAGCATGGCCTGCGTCAGCTTACCCTCTGGCGTGCCACGATCAGTCCCCAGTTCCTTGTTGGCGGCCTTCTTGTAGTTCTCCTTGGCGAGGCCTACCACCTTTTCCGCGGTCAGCCCCTTGTCGCCCTTTGTCTCGTCGTTGATGAGCTTCTGGTTGTCCGAGATAACCGCTCGGCCGGCTCGGAACAGCGTGGCCAAATGCACTGCCAGCCGTTCCTGTTCTGGGGTTTGCGCAAGGGCGTCCGTCGCCTCAAACTGCCCAAGGCTAAGCGCAAACGCCCAACTCACGAGAGCGAACCCGAGCATCAGTTTGATCACCGTCTTGAGGTTCTTGAAACACTGCATGTTCACTTCCTCCTCTCCTGTCCCGCTCCTCCTCGTTGATCCGCCGGCAACTCTCCAGCCTCCGGCGGCATCAAGAAGAACGGACCCTAAGAGCCTGCGCCCACTGGCATGGCTAAGCTCCTGTTTTTGTGATCGACCGCACACGCGCTCCACCGGCGCCTCTACGTGGTTTTCTCCAATCGCCCGTCATCCTCTTCCTCTCCCAAGCGCGGAGGGATCTCTGTCCTCTCAGGCTGCATGGCGCAGGAGCTGTGGTTCGGAGGCCAACCGGATCAACCCCGGAACATCCAGGATCAGGGCCACCCGGCCGTCACCCATGATGGTCGCGCCCGTGACACCCTCCATCCGTTGGTAGTTAGCCTCTAAGCTCTTGATCACGGCCTGGTGTTGCCCCAGCAATTCGTCCACCAGAATGGCAACCCTCCGGCCCTCCTGTTCGACAATGACGAGCAGGCTTCTGGTCGGATCGGTCACCTTCGGGGTCACCCCAAACTGTTCGTACAAACGGACGATCGGCAAAAGCTGTCCCCGTACGCTGACAACCTCGCCGCGGCCGACCACGCTGCCAAGATCCGTCTGCTTCGGGCGGATCGATTCGGTGATCGACACAAGCGGGATAATATAGATCTCGTCGCCGACTTGGACAGAGAGGCCATCCAGGATCGCCAGAGTGAGCGGCAGGTTGATGGTAAATCGGGTCCCACGACCCACTTCGGTCGAAATCGTGACCGTCCCCCCGAGTTCCTCGATGTTCCGCGATACGACGTCCATCCCAACCCCCCGGCCAGAGACATCGGTCACCTGCTCAGCGGTCGAGAAACCAGGTCTGAGGATGAGCCGGTGGACCTGCTCGTCAGTGAGGGTCTCGGATCTACTCACCAGTCCTTGCTCCACGGCCTTGTGTATAATCTTCTCCTTGTCCAGGCCGCGCCCGTCATCGGCAATCTCAATGAAGATGCTGCCGCCCTGGTGGAAGGCGTTGAGCATGATCAGCCCCTCATCGGACTTTCCCTGAGCCAATCGCTTTTGCGGCGGCTCGATCCCGTGATCAACAGCGTTGCGGATCAGGTGGGTCAGTGGGTCGCTGATCCGCTCAATGACGGTCTTGTCCAGCTCGGTCTCTTCGCCCTTAATCTGAATCGCGACCTTTTTCCCGCATTGCGCCGCCAGGTCGCGAACGAGCCGAGGCAGACGGCTAAAGACGGTGCGGATCGGCAGCATCCGGATCGCCATCACCCGTTCTTGCAACTCTCGCGTATTCCGCTCCATCTGAGCCACCGCCCCCTCCAGGATGGGAAGCGCCTCTGTCTTGTAGTTGGCTACAAGCTGGCTGATCATGGATTGAGTAATAACCAACTCTCCTACCAGATTGATCAACCTGTCCACCTTGTCCGTGTTGACCCGGATCGTCGAGGATTCCTGCTTCTGCTTAATGAGCTTTTGCTTTTCAAGGACTCCTGTGAGTCGGTCCTGGGTCACTGACTGCTCTTGGACCAGGATCTCCCCGACCTTCTTCTGCTTCCCCAGGGCCTCCTCAAGTTGCGCCGGGGTGATCACCCGCTCTTCGAGCAGCAGTTCGCCGATCAGAGGGACCTCCATCTCTTTGACGTTCGGCATGGCGGCAGTCGCCTCGGCTGCCGAAGAGATCTCGACGACGTCGCCGGCGGCGGCACGTTCCGGCGGCGGTGAATCCAGCCGAACAGCGTCGCGTTCTTGTCCCAGGAACGTCTGGAGCGCCTTGATTATCTCCTCGTCCCACACCTCCTCCCCCTGCTCGCCTTTCGCTTGGGCGAGCAGACCCTTGATCACATCGGCGGAGCGCAACAGCAGATCGGCGCAAGGGCGTGTAAGGGGGAACTCATTCTTGCGGAGGCGATCAAGGAGATCCTCCAGGACGTGGGCGGCCTTGGCGATCCGATCGAACCCCAGCATCCCGCTGTTACCCTTGATGGTGTGCATCGCGCGGAAGCTCCTATTCAGGAGTTCCTGATCGCCGGGCGTCGTCTCGAGCCCAAGGAGACAGCCCTCAAAGTCGGCCAGCAGATCGGCCGACTCATCGAAGAAGCCCTGCAATAGCCCGTCGTCATCCATCATCATCTGTCGCCTCTAGTCTCCTCGCCCTAGCCCGCCGGCGGCGGCAGCACTTTGGCAACCACCTGGACGAGTTGCTGCGGACTGAACGGTTTGACGATCCAGCCGGTTGCCCCCGCCGCCCTCCCAGCCTGTTTTATCTCGGCACCGCACTCGGTCGTCAAGATCAGCACAGGGGTAGACCTTGTGGCAGGGCGATGCCGGATCGCCTTCACCAGACTGATGCCGTCCATGACTGGCATGTTCACGTCGGTGATGATAAGATCTACCTCTTGCCGATCAAGCATGATGAGCGCATCCGGCCCATTCGTCGCCTCGACCACATCAAAGCTCCCTGCGGTCAGGGCGGACCGGATCATCCCCCGCATCGACACCGAATCATCAACAATCAAGATCCGCTTCGCCATCCCCACCTCCTACCGCTATCCACCAGGAAAGGACGACCGTAGGATAGGCAAGTATTTCCGCCCATCGACTACCGTCAGGTTATGAACGCCCCTTCTCGATCATAGGTATCGGCAGCTTTGGTCCCGCACTGAAGGGTTATTCACTGCAATAGGAAGCAAGCTTTATGCCATGCGAACAATCGCAACTGCTCAGACAGGTAGATAGGCTGAAGGCTTTTAGGGGTAGGAGCCGAGAAGATCGCGAATAACTTGATTCGTGCCTGGCGATAATATATAGTTTTTCGTCTTGAGTCTAACCTCCTAAGCCTTTAGGAAAATCGGTCACGCGATCGAGTGAGCCTGCCGATAACAAAGATCAACAGGGGGGGGACAAATGGCAGATCCTTCGATAGAACTCGGGACAGGCGAGATTCAGGGAATACGGGAGAGACAACCGATCCTCGGACAGGGCCTA contains the following coding sequences:
- a CDS encoding response regulator codes for the protein MAKRILIVDDSVSMRGMIRSALTAGSFDVVEATNGPDALIMLDRQEVDLIITDVNMPVMDGISLVKAIRHRPATRSTPVLILTTECGAEIKQAGRAAGATGWIVKPFSPQQLVQVVAKVLPPPAG
- a CDS encoding DUF3365 domain-containing protein; this encodes MQCFKNLKTVIKLMLGFALVSWAFALSLGQFEATDALAQTPEQERLAVHLATLFRAGRAVISDNQKLINDETKGDKGLTAEKVVGLAKENYKKAANKELGTDRGTPEGKLTQAMLESMKEVMDKAQPLINKQGVGFKGFLPATFAHRVADTFKKKVEETASLKLTAPKSYVRNRANAPDAWEDQIIESKLKANDWTKSKAYAEMSEYKGKPAYRLLIPEYYGASCLDCHGEPKGEKDITGGKKEGGKLDEVGGAISVVIYTK
- a CDS encoding chemotaxis protein CheA; this encodes MMMDDDGLLQGFFDESADLLADFEGCLLGLETTPGDQELLNRSFRAMHTIKGNSGMLGFDRIAKAAHVLEDLLDRLRKNEFPLTRPCADLLLRSADVIKGLLAQAKGEQGEEVWDEEIIKALQTFLGQERDAVRLDSPPPERAAAGDVVEISSAAEATAAMPNVKEMEVPLIGELLLEERVITPAQLEEALGKQKKVGEILVQEQSVTQDRLTGVLEKQKLIKQKQESSTIRVNTDKVDRLINLVGELVITQSMISQLVANYKTEALPILEGAVAQMERNTRELQERVMAIRMLPIRTVFSRLPRLVRDLAAQCGKKVAIQIKGEETELDKTVIERISDPLTHLIRNAVDHGIEPPQKRLAQGKSDEGLIMLNAFHQGGSIFIEIADDGRGLDKEKIIHKAVEQGLVSRSETLTDEQVHRLILRPGFSTAEQVTDVSGRGVGMDVVSRNIEELGGTVTISTEVGRGTRFTINLPLTLAILDGLSVQVGDEIYIIPLVSITESIRPKQTDLGSVVGRGEVVSVRGQLLPIVRLYEQFGVTPKVTDPTRSLLVIVEQEGRRVAILVDELLGQHQAVIKSLEANYQRMEGVTGATIMGDGRVALILDVPGLIRLASEPQLLRHAA
- a CDS encoding HAMP domain-containing protein: MVASLWRRSQTIRAKLIFTNVLLLVLLGGSLWYLRVSLVRGGEAVRFQGTVLDRLETGNAVAKTFSEFRYWLTDLAVSQLNDSEDKAKQARQALDQHLKTLQTIDPKRAAEIQKHSDDIWTAMQEAVKAYLDDNRVLGNAMVAKSRQSADEASSSIQAIISEQQVQAKQAGEVVLAGVARSARLSLILLTISIVVGLGLTWLTISSITRPLSQTVAVLEDIAEGDGDLTKRLVVTSHDEIGEMARWFNTFMDKLHDIIAQVGSVASSVTTASQQLAEGSQQLSSGAQEQASSLEETAASLEQITSTVKQNAD